In Lentimicrobiaceae bacterium, the DNA window CAAGTTATCAATCTTTTGAAAAAAGAAATACGACCCGAATTCTTAAATCGTATTGACGAAATTATAATGTTTACTCCGCTGTCAGAAGATGAAATCAAGCAAATTGTGGTGCTACAATTAGACAGAGTTAGCGAAATGCTAAAAGACAATTTCATTACTCTAAAATACACCGAAAAAGCAGTTGACCTAATTGTAAAACACGGCTACGACCCGCAATACGGAGCCAGACCTATAAAACGTTTGATACAAAGAGAAATTCTCAATCAACTTTCAAAGCTAATTTTATCAAACAGCATTAACAAGGAAAAACCTATTTATATTGATGCTGACGATGAAAAGATAATCTTTAATAATTAGTGAATGGTGGTGAGTGATGAGTGATGAGTGGGTGCGGAGGAGTCCTGAGTTCAGAGTTACGAGTCAGGAGTTAGGAGTTGACATACTCAATACTCAATACTCAATACTCAATACTCAATACTCAATACTCAATACTCAGAACTCAAAACTAAAACCACCAATCAATGACCATCCTCCAGACGTTCGCTCGCTTTTGCAAAGCGAGCGGGGTCAGCACTTCGGTCACTGAGTGCCAAGGGCGTATCGAAGTGTCGAAGTGCTGAAAAAAAAATTATTTTATCCATTTTCGGCATTTCGATACACCGATATTTCGCTCCGCTCAATATCGGCACTCAATGACCGAAAATGTCAGAACTCAAAACTCTATACTCAATACTCAGAACTCTACTCTTCCTCCTCATCAGCGTTCTTATACAGCTTATATCCGCCATAGGCTCCGGCAAGAGTTAGCAATACTACAAGACCGCTACCTATTGGAGCTCCTCCTCCTACAATACCATTCTTTCCTCCATCAGTAGCTTCAGTAGGCGGTTTAGGTGGCGTGGTAGATTGTGCCGATAAATAATATTGCACACCAAAGGTTAATACTGCTATTAGTAAGATTGTTTTTAGTGTTGTTTTCATATCTGATGTTTTTTTTGTTTTTAATTGAATTAGCTGTTGGCTGTTAGCTGTTGGCTGTTAGCTGTTGGCTTTTAGCCTTTAGCTATTAGCTGAGTTACGCTAATGGCTAATGGCTACTAACGGGTAACAACGACCTTTTTATTAACAGCTTGCACTGAATTCACCACACTAACAACATAAACACCCGAAACTACAGGTGCTTGGGTTACGAAAGTGTCGGTTAAGTAAACAGAGTTGCTGCTTACTAACTTGCCTTGCATGTCGTAAACGTTGACCATAGTTTTGGTGTTTTGCATGCTTGGTACGCTCACAATTATCTGATTGTTGCTATTTACATAAATCATGTTTTCGTCTGCCAAATCGTAAGGTGTGGAATAGACTGCGTTTACGAGTTTTAATTCAAAACGGTTGTCGCTGTCAGTGTTGGCGTGATTGAAAGTGTAAACAGGATTTTGACGTAGGTTTACGCTTCTGTTTTCCTTTTTGTCAATCAGGTATGGAGTAATATTGCTTTGTAGGCTTCTGTTATCGGCTACAAACTGAACTTGCGTTGATGCGTTCAGAGTAAAGCTAAGCGGTATTACTGTTTCGTAACGATTTAACGGCAGGGTATTAATAGTAAGGTTTTCATTGTCGGCACTGATACTGCTAAGTTGCGGTGCTTCTTCCGAACCTATCATTTTAACCATATCGCCTTCATCTGTGCCTAAATTCCATTTGTTATCTATAACAAACAGTATCTCGTCCTGCAACTGATTGCCATTTGCGGCTATACGCAACTTGTTAGGTTGATTGCCCGTGCTATAAAAAGGTGTTAATTTGTCTGCTCTATTGCCTACTCTACATTTGTTGGTAAGTGACAATGTACCCGCACTTGTGGCTTTAACGAAAAACGCCTGTCCTATGGAAATAGTATCGTAATTTGTGGTTGTACCCGTTCCGGCAGGAACGTTATAAGCTTTGTAGTTGCCATTATCCCATACCCAAAAACCGTATGATAAACTAGTTGGAAAATTCTCAATTTCCGAAAAATCTATATGAGATGGAAAAGGATTAGGCACAAAGTTAAATCCTTTATCGGCAGCCGTAGATGTGTATGGTATTGGGAAGAAGCCGTAATTAAAAGTACCGTCAAAATTGTAGGTTATACTGGCACCTGGATAGTATATCAAATATCCCCTGTCTGCATACAATTGGGTATTGGTAGCCGAACCCATACCTTCCCATTGATTGAGTGTTTCGTTAAATTTGTACAAGTAAGAGCCATTGAATAAGTTACTAACAAGATTTGTTCCTTGTTCAAGCGGAACACTAACACCGTGGTAGCAATTTGCCGTGAGAATCGTATTGCCCGAAATATATCTCTTTATATCTCCGGCTGTTATAAAGTCGTGCATAAGCGCACCCGTGCCTGTATTATCGCTTAGGATATTAAAGCTGACAGTTCCATCTTTTGTAGGCGATTTATCTACAGCCATACCGGCAATACCTAAGTTGGAATTAGGATTAATTGTAAATGTTGTGTTTCCCGATTTTTTAAGTATTACATTGTTTACGTTATTTAACTTTGAATTTACGCCAACACAGTTATTAACATCTACACTGTTATTATTAATAATAAGATTGAATGTACTATCATTAGAATCGCTTATGGGGACATCATAGCTGGCGTCCAGACCGGTATTGGTGCTCTGTGTTAAAGCCGAACCAAATCCTCCTATGTTGCCAAAATAATCCTTTTCCTTTACTACCCATTCGCTATTTTCGGCTGTTGTCCCGAAAGAGCCTTTGGGCATATAATTACCTTTAGTTACATTTAGCTTGCGTAACAGGGTTTTGTCTTTTGTTGCATTAGCCACACCTGCAACTTCCCAAGCTCCACTAGCAGGATTATCTCCTATCTTTCCAAACAAATCGCAGACTACTCCATCGTAAAAAACTTCTATAGCACCGTCTCCATCAACATATTCGAAGAAATATGAATAATATTCATTGCCATAATCTTTAATACTTGCGTTGGCATTATAATGATATAAAACATAAACATCGCCTGCGGCAAGGATTATATTATTAAAAAGCCAATCTCTATATGTAGCATCAGGTTGAGTAACACGAATTTTCAATTTAATCAAATTAATATTACTTCCTGTACCGTTGTATATTTCTAAGGCTTTGTTATTGCCTGTACCTACTATATATTCGGTAATAAATATTTTGGGTACTTCCGTAGCATCTACAATACTGAATGTTTCACTTTGTGCCGAATAATCATCGGAAATACGTGTAATTTTAATCTTACAGTCGTTGCTTCCATTCTGTGTAATATTCCAAGTCCAAGCTCGGTTTTCTACGGGAACAGAAGCTGCTAGCTCTTCCCATACAGGATTAGCAGCAGATGCGTTGCGAGTAAGTTCAATTTTTGCGTTACCAGATGCTATACCATTTACACCCCACAATATATCTTGTGAAGTACCTTGAACCCATTTGCTGAGCGTGTTAGGATAATTAACACCTATATATTTTTGTACAACATTAAAAATTGCACTCTCCGAAATTTTTCCACCTGCTGTTAATTTAATTCTGTACGAATGGGGAGTCTGATTATTAGGCACATACCAATCCCAAGAACCATTGCTTATTGGTATGTTTTCTGCTATAGTTACCCATTCTGTGCCTGATGTTACATCCTTCAATTCAATTTTAACATCATGGGTGATACCTACATGTGCCCAAGTAATATTATAGGTTGTGCCGTATTGCCAATTGTCCCACGCTTTTGGGGAAATAACGGATATTGACGGAACCGGAGTAACCGCAATTTGAAGGTCATCTATAGCAAGTAGTGCGTTACTACCGGTTGCCAAGTCGTCTGTCCAGCGTATCCACATATAATCGCCCTGTTCCCATTCAAGGTTTATGCTGCTTGCGTTAATAGCTTGCCTGTTTGCAGCCAAATTGCCATCTACACCCTGACCACTGTTATCACCTGTTAGAATTTCATTAAGGTTGAAATCATTTATATTTGTCCATGTTCCATCGTTAAGGTTTGTAGCATCAAAGCTGATTGCAAATTGGCTAGACTCATTGTTGCTATTATTTCCGGTACGCCATTGCTCGCAAAAACCCGAAAAGTTGATTTTTGTAATTCTTGAGCCAGTGTTGTTTTTAAAGACGGCTCCAAAACGAGGTTGTATATCTCCTGCTCTTGTTCCCAAAGCTCTGTCGGCTTCGTTGGTTGTACCAACGTTGAAGGCGCCTACAACATCCGGCGTGCCATTGGAAACTTGCAACGCAAGCGGGTCGCCGGTCGCTTTATTTACTCCTTTCCAACCTGTCAAATAAGTTGTTCCGTCGGGTAATAAGCCGTCGAAATTTTCGTCGTAAATTAAATTGTTTGCATCGAATGTAAATGCTACTAGTTCGGATGATGGACTTATAATATCAAATATTCCACTCTCCGCCACTTTTGCTCCTGCTGTTAATCTGATTTTATAGCCGGAACCTGAAGGCAGCCCGACAGGAATGTTCCATGTCCAGGAACCATTAGTTGCAGTTACGTTTTCTGCTAAGGTGCCCTGAACACTACCATAAACATTTATCAATTCAATTTTAATATTATCGGAAATACTTACTTGTTTCCATGTAATGTTGTGAGTTGAACCATTTTCCCATTTAGCTCCTGCTTTGGGACAAGTAACGGTTAGTATAGGGTCTGCCAAAGTTGCCGTAACTGAAAGGTCATCAATAGCTAATAGTGCGTTGTTGGCTGGTGCTTGGTCGTCATTCCAGCGTATCCATATATTGGTGCCGGTTTGCCAGTTAATATTATTTAAAGTTGCACTAATTTCTTGTCTGTTGGCAGGCAAGTTGCCGTTCAGTTTTTCGCTACTGGTATTCCCTGTTTGAATTTCATAAAGGTCGAAGCTGCTTACTGGTGTCCATGTGGCACTAGTATCATTTAGGTAAGTGGCATCGTAGCTAATTTCAAATATATGGCGTTCGTCAAAAGTTGAACCTCCAAGCATACTTCCCCCAGCTCGCCATTGTTCACACACACCGGTAAAGTCTAATTTTGATATAGTTTTGCCGGTGTTGTTTTTAAATACAGCTCCAAAAGTCGGAACAGTTACTCCATAATAGGAAATTGATCCCATGGCTCTGTCGCTTTGTCCCGATTCGCCGACATTGTGCATACCTGCATTACCACTAGAACCGTCGGAAACTTGTAACGGAAGTAGTGCACCTACCAGTGGTGTATTATTGCCGTGTTTTTTATATCCCGTCCAACCCGTAGGGTAGGATGTTCCGGTGGCGCCCATGCCGTCGAAATTTTGATTGTAAGTCATGTGGTCAATATCAAATATGTGTGCAAACCCTTCGGGAATAACCTTAATTTCAGGAGTAACCGTAATACTAAGGTCATCAATAGCAAGTAATGCGTCATTACCAACATCATCTTTGTCTGTCCAGCGTATCCACATATTGCTGCCTTGTTGCCACTGCGCATTTTCGTAAGTTGCACTTATACTTCGCCTGTTTTCAGACTCGTTACCGTCTATACTTTGTGATACACCAAAATCATTTCTAATTTCTACAAGGTCAAAACTATTTACTCTTGTCCAGGTAGCATCAACATCGTAAAGGTCGGTAGCGTTAAAGCTAATTTCAAACTCTATAGTTTCAATAACAAAACTAGAACTTCCGGTACACCACTGTTCGCAAACACCCGAGAAGTCGATTTTGGTAATTTTATAGCCGGTATTATTTTTAAATACAGCTCCAAAAGCCGGTATTATAAAGTCACTAGCTCTTGTTCCCAAAGCTCTATCGGTCCAATCCCAATAATAACCTGGATCAAAACCAACAAGGATAATGCCACTAAGTCCGACTGGATTACTGTTTTTACATTCTAATGGAATAGAATCGCCTATTCCGTATCGGTGCCACGTACCACCTACTTTAATTCCCTTCCAACCTGTTGGATAAAATGCATAGGGGAATTCCGGGATAGTAAAATTTTGTGTGTAAGTTACATTGCTAAGGTCAAACGTGTGTGCTACTGTTTGTCCGTAAGCAGTAGAAACGCTACATAAGTACGTACATACACACAATAAACATGAGAGTAATAATGTTTTTTTCATAGTCGGATAAATTAATTAAATGGGTTTATTATTAATGGGTTTACTATGTTATTTTTTAGTTGTTTTTTACTTTTAAAATACTGCAACTGTTTTAATTTTAACTAAATACAAAAGTATATTTTTTTTATTTTCAAATGCAAAAAATTATTAAGTTTTTTTTTGGTTTTTTAGCCGTTGGCTGGTGATGGGTGATGGGTGATGGGTGATAAGTGATAAGTGATGAGTTACGAGTTACGAGTTAGGAGTTAGGAGTTGGGAGTTGGGAGTTGGGAGTTATGAGTTAGGAGTTACAGCACTTCGGTCACTGAGCTCGTGCCCACCGAGCGTAGCCGAGGTGTCGAAGTGCCGAAGTGCTGCAGTGGCTGAAGACCCGAGATTTTCGGCATTTCGCTTCAATAGCCGTGCCTTTAAAGACACGGCTATTGAGAAAGACACAACACTCTATTCTCCATTTTCGGCATTTTGGTGGCTGAATTTACTGAAGCCCGATACACCGATATCTCGCTTCGCTCAATATCGGCACTCAATGACCGAAAATGTCGAAACTCGTAACCCGCAACACGCACCACGCAACCTGTCAAATAAAAGTAAAAAAGCATAATTTTACCCCAAAATGCTTAATTTTGCATTATGAACATCACCGAAAACAAGCATCGTTATCTTGTGCATTTAGCTTTCGACGGCACAAACTATCATGGTTGGCAAAAGCAGCCTAACGCTCCTACAATACAGGAGACAATAGAAGATGCTTTGAGCAAAATCACCAAACAAGAAATAATACTTATTGGATGCGGAAGAACCGATACAGGTGTTCATGCCCGAAAGTTTTTTGCTCACTTCGATTGCGACGGTTTTTACACTCCGCAAGAGCTCTCACAACTGACTTACAAGTTAAATGGCTTTTTAGACGAGGATATTGTCATTTTTTCAATAAATAAAGTCGATAATTCCGTGCACTCACGCTTTTCGCCAATCAGTAGAGAGTACAAATATTATATCATCACAAGCAAAGACCCGTTTAAGTATAACTACGCATATAAAATTACCGTACCTTTAGACATTGAAAAAATGAACGCAGCTGCAAAACTTCTGATAGGCTCAAAAGATTTTCAATCTTTCAGTAAAGTAAACACGCAGGTTAACAATTTTATTTGCACCGTATTTGAGGCGTACTTCACCAAAACCGACAATGAAATAGTATTTACAATATCAGCTAACAGGTTTTTGCGAAATATGGTAAGAGCTATTGCCGGCTCTCTCATTGATGTCGGACTAAGCAAATGTTCTATAGACGATTTCAGCCAAATTATCGAAAGTAAAGACAGATGTAGCGCCGGACTTTCGGTTCCTGCAAAAGGGTTGTTCCTAAACGACGTGGTTTTTGAGTAGTAGAGATGAGTTTGTTTACAAATCATAGCCATTAGCTGTTGGCTGTTAGCTATTGGCTATGGTCGTTTGCTAATAGCCAATGGCTAAAAGCTAAAGGCTAAAAGCCATTAAACCACGTACCACACAACACCGACCACTAACCACCAATCACTATCCACTAATCACTATTTCCCATATTAACTTTACATTAATTGGTACTTTGTGCTTAAAATTTTAAGAAATAGATTATTTTTGTTTGAAATAAACGCAATATGGGATTAAAAAAAGGAGATAAGGTAAGATTTTTGAATACAACCGGTGGAGGAATTATCGTTAAGCAACTCAATAGCTACATGGTTTTGGTTGAAATTGAAGATGGTTTTGAAGTACCCGTCTTAATGAACGAAGTTGTGAAAATTGGAGAATCTACACCGGCAAGCCGAATATTTTTGCAGGAAGATGAAAGAAAAGCTCAACGTAATCAGGAAGAGCAACATAAAGCTGTAAGACAAGATAGTAAAAAACAAGAAACCGCTTGGGAAGTTGAAAAAGATTACACTTTGGAAGATGAACAAACCTACATGAGTATAAAGCCCGATAATGACGTGGAAAAGGGAATTTACTTAGGTTGGTTTCCTGTTGATATTGAAAAAATTCAGATAAGCGACGTAGAAATTGTTCTTTTCAATTACACCAA includes these proteins:
- a CDS encoding Ser-Thr-rich GPI-anchored membrane family protein, yielding MKKTLLLSCLLCVCTYLCSVSTAYGQTVAHTFDLSNVTYTQNFTIPEFPYAFYPTGWKGIKVGGTWHRYGIGDSIPLECKNSNPVGLSGIILVGFDPGYYWDWTDRALGTRASDFIIPAFGAVFKNNTGYKITKIDFSGVCEQWCTGSSSFVIETIEFEISFNATDLYDVDATWTRVNSFDLVEIRNDFGVSQSIDGNESENRRSISATYENAQWQQGSNMWIRWTDKDDVGNDALLAIDDLSITVTPEIKVIPEGFAHIFDIDHMTYNQNFDGMGATGTSYPTGWTGYKKHGNNTPLVGALLPLQVSDGSSGNAGMHNVGESGQSDRAMGSISYYGVTVPTFGAVFKNNTGKTISKLDFTGVCEQWRAGGSMLGGSTFDERHIFEISYDATYLNDTSATWTPVSSFDLYEIQTGNTSSEKLNGNLPANRQEISATLNNINWQTGTNIWIRWNDDQAPANNALLAIDDLSVTATLADPILTVTCPKAGAKWENGSTHNITWKQVSISDNIKIELINVYGSVQGTLAENVTATNGSWTWNIPVGLPSGSGYKIRLTAGAKVAESGIFDIISPSSELVAFTFDANNLIYDENFDGLLPDGTTYLTGWKGVNKATGDPLALQVSNGTPDVVGAFNVGTTNEADRALGTRAGDIQPRFGAVFKNNTGSRITKINFSGFCEQWRTGNNSNNESSQFAISFDATNLNDGTWTNINDFNLNEILTGDNSGQGVDGNLAANRQAINASSINLEWEQGDYMWIRWTDDLATGSNALLAIDDLQIAVTPVPSISVISPKAWDNWQYGTTYNITWAHVGITHDVKIELKDVTSGTEWVTIAENIPISNGSWDWYVPNNQTPHSYRIKLTAGGKISESAIFNVVQKYIGVNYPNTLSKWVQGTSQDILWGVNGIASGNAKIELTRNASAANPVWEELAASVPVENRAWTWNITQNGSNDCKIKITRISDDYSAQSETFSIVDATEVPKIFITEYIVGTGNNKALEIYNGTGSNINLIKLKIRVTQPDATYRDWLFNNIILAAGDVYVLYHYNANASIKDYGNEYYSYFFEYVDGDGAIEVFYDGVVCDLFGKIGDNPASGAWEVAGVANATKDKTLLRKLNVTKGNYMPKGSFGTTAENSEWVVKEKDYFGNIGGFGSALTQSTNTGLDASYDVPISDSNDSTFNLIINNNSVDVNNCVGVNSKLNNVNNVILKKSGNTTFTINPNSNLGIAGMAVDKSPTKDGTVSFNILSDNTGTGALMHDFITAGDIKRYISGNTILTANCYHGVSVPLEQGTNLVSNLFNGSYLYKFNETLNQWEGMGSATNTQLYADRGYLIYYPGASITYNFDGTFNYGFFPIPYTSTAADKGFNFVPNPFPSHIDFSEIENFPTSLSYGFWVWDNGNYKAYNVPAGTGTTTNYDTISIGQAFFVKATSAGTLSLTNKCRVGNRADKLTPFYSTGNQPNKLRIAANGNQLQDEILFVIDNKWNLGTDEGDMVKMIGSEEAPQLSSISADNENLTINTLPLNRYETVIPLSFTLNASTQVQFVADNRSLQSNITPYLIDKKENRSVNLRQNPVYTFNHANTDSDNRFELKLVNAVYSTPYDLADENMIYVNSNNQIIVSVPSMQNTKTMVNVYDMQGKLVSSNSVYLTDTFVTQAPVVSGVYVVSVVNSVQAVNKKVVVTR
- the truA gene encoding tRNA pseudouridine(38-40) synthase TruA, which codes for MNITENKHRYLVHLAFDGTNYHGWQKQPNAPTIQETIEDALSKITKQEIILIGCGRTDTGVHARKFFAHFDCDGFYTPQELSQLTYKLNGFLDEDIVIFSINKVDNSVHSRFSPISREYKYYIITSKDPFKYNYAYKITVPLDIEKMNAAAKLLIGSKDFQSFSKVNTQVNNFICTVFEAYFTKTDNEIVFTISANRFLRNMVRAIAGSLIDVGLSKCSIDDFSQIIESKDRCSAGLSVPAKGLFLNDVVFE